From the genome of Streptomyces xanthophaeus:
AGCCCGGGCGGCAGCAGGACGAGCGGGAGCGCCACCCGTACGAGGTCGGGCGGAGCGCCCCGCGCGAGCAGCAGGGCCGCGGCGCCCACCACCCCGTACGCCACCCAGTCCTGCCAGCTCGGCCGCCCGAGCCAGCCGAGCTGCTGCTCGGCCTGCAGGGCGCTCACCACGGCGAGCGGCAGCAGCAGGACCAGCACGACGGCGGCGCTCCGGCGCCAGCCGCGCGAGCGCCACGCGGTGAAGGCGTGGGCGAGCAGGGCGAGCGCGGCGAACTCGTGCAGCCAGCAGCCGAGGAGCAGCACCACCGTGTAGGCCGGCCACCGCTCGCGCAGCATCAGGTACGTCGCCCACACCACGGCGGCCGCGACCAGGGCGTAGGAGCGCCCCTCCTGGGCGTACATCTGTACGGGGGGCAGTACGGCGTACACGCAGCCGGCGAGCAGCGCGGCCCGCTCCCCCGCGAGCCGGTGGGCGACGGCGGCCACCCCGGCGGCCGCGAGGGCTGTGGCGGCGACGGAGGGCAGCCGCAGCGCCCACAGGCCGCCCTCCCACACCTGGAACACCCCGTGCATGAGCACGTAGTGCAGGCCGTGGACGGCGTCGACCCGGCCCAGCAGTTCCACGATCCCGCCGAGCGGCCGGTGGGCCACCTGCCAGGTGACGGATTCGTCGCGCCACATGCTGCCGCCCCGCTCCAGGCCCCAGAGGCCGAGGAGCACGGCCAGCAGCGGCGGGAGCAGGCGCCAGGGGGCGATCCGGCTGATGTCGGCCTCCGCGTGCGGTCGTGACGGGTGTCGCAACGGGTGTGCGGACTCCATACTCGGGGGTGGACACGAGTCCCTGCGGAGGTGGGTGTGCACGCGTTACGGGCGGTTGCGGTGGCGGTGGTGAGCACGGTGGCCCTGGCGGGCTGCGGACCCTCGGGTTCCGCGGGCGACGACCCGGCCCCGAAGTCCTCCACCGGGCCGGGCGCGAGCACGAGCGCGTCCGCGGACCCTGGCCCGGGCGCAAGCACGAGCCCGGGCGCAAGCACGAGCCCGGGCGCAAGCACGAGCCCGGGTGCGAGTCCAGGTGCGAGCCCGGGCGCGACGGCCGCCCCGACCACGAGCCCCACGGAAGGCCGGGTCCCCGCCCCCGGCGAGACCCTGGTCCGGGTCACGCGGACCGGCGGCTTCGCCGGGCAGACCCACACCCTCATCGTCAAGGGCGACGGCTCCTTCACCCGGCTGGACGCCGGGGCGAGGCCGACGGGCACCGGAAAGCTGTCGGGGGCGGAGCTGGCCGCCCTGCGCACCGCCCTGCGGGAGGCCGACTTCGCCCGGCTGCCCCGGATCGCCACCGGAGGCCCCACGATCTACGACGGGTACTTCTACGCCTTCGTGCACGACGGCCACGAGGTGGCCGGTGACCAGGGGTCCCTGCCGGAGGCCCTGACGAAGGTGCTGGACGCGCTGCCCCCGTTCACGGCCTAGTCCGGTGGCCGGTGGCCGGGGCACTCAGGGCGTGGCCGAGATGTCCCGCAGCAGCCGGTCCAGGAATCCGCGCAGCCGGGCCGGCATGTCCACGTTTCCGGGCGCCAGCACCCACTGGATCTGCAGGCCGTCCATGACGGCGAGGATCTCCCGGCCGACGGCCCCGCAGTCGGTGTCCGGGCGCAGTTCGCCGCGGCCGACGCCCGCTTCCAGCAGGTCGACGGTGTAGCCGAGTACCCGGTCGTAGCGCTGGGTGAAGTACGCGTGCGCCGGGTGCTCCGGGTTGCCGGACTCGCCGACCAGGGTGTTGAACATCCGGACGATGCCGGGCCGCCGCTCGTTGTCGGCGGCGAGTTCCACGACGGTGGCGAAGTGGGCGGCGACCGACCCGGCGGGCTCGCTGAAGAGCCGCTCCACGTCGTGCCGCTCGCTCTGGGCGAGGACCGAGAGCAGCAGGTCCTCCTTGCCGCGGAAGTGGTGCAGCAGTCCGCCCTGGGTGATGCCGCAGTCGGCGGCGATGCGGGCCAGCGAGGACGCGTTGAAGCCCCACTGCGCGAAGTGCTCGACGGCGGTGTCGAGGATCTTCTGCCGCCGGGCGTCGCCCACCGCGTAGGTCCCCCGGGCCGCACCCTTCGAGGCCTTGCGCTCCGTCCGCCCGGTCCGCCCGGCCTGCCCGGTCTGCCCGGTCCGCTCCGTGCGCCCCGTGTCCTGTGCCATGCGGACAGCCTAAGGCGCGGCGTTTTCCGGCCGTCCGGTCCGCGTGACCCAGCTCACTTTTCAAAAACCTAGCAGGTACAAGGTTTTCGGCTCTACCTTGACCGTGCCGATCCGCCCGGTCACGTGCTCCAGGAGCCCCGCCATGAACGCGACGCCCGACTACCAAGACGCTGCGCTGCCCGTCGACCGCCGCGTGGAGGACCTGCTCGCCAGGATGACCCTGGAGGAGAAGGCCGGCCAGCTCTTCCACTCGATGCTGATGATGAACGCGGACGGCACCCCGGTCACCGAGACCGACGGCTCGATGCTCCCCTTCACCACGCCCGAGCTGATCGAGGACCGCCACCTCACCCACTTCAACCTGCTCGGCACCTACGGGCCCCGCGAGATGGCCCGGTGGCAGAACGCCGTCCAGGAGATGGCCGCGGCCACCCGCCTCGGCATCCCGGTCACCCTCTCCACCGACCCGCGCCACACCTTCACCGACAACATCGGGGCGTCCTTCAACTCCGGCGCCTTCTCCGCCTGGCCGGAGGCCCTGGGCCTGGCCGCCATCGGCGACCCCGAGCTCGTCCACCGGTTCGCGGACACCGTCCGCCGCGAGTACCTCGCCGTCGGCTTCCGCGTCGCCCTGCACCCGCAGATCGACCTGGCCAGCGAGCCCCGCTGGGCCCGCCAGTCCGGCACCTTCGGCTCCGACGCCCGGCTGACGGGCGAGCTCGTGGCGGCGTACGTACGCGGCCTGCAGGGCCCGGCCCTCGGACCCGGGTCGGTGTCCGCGATGGTCAAGCACTTCCCCGGCGGCGGCCCGCAGAAGGACGGCGAGGACCCGCACTTCGCGCACGGCAAGGAGCAGGTCTACCCGGGCGGCATGCGCGAGCACCACCTGGAGCCGTTCAAGGCGGCGATCGCCGCCGGGTGCGCGCAGATGATGCCGTACTACGGCCAGCCGATCGGCACGGACTGGGAAGAGGTCGGCTTCGGCTTCAACAGGGGCGTGGTCACCGGCCTGCTCCGCGAGGAGCTCGGCTTCGAGGGCATCGTCTGCAGCGACTGGGGGCTGCTCAACGACGCGACGATCTTCGGGCAGGTGCATCCGGCGCGCGCGTGGGGCCTGGAGCACCTGAGCGTGGCCGAGCGGGCGGCGCGGGGCCTGGAGGCCGGCTGCGACCAGTTCGGCGGCGAGCAGTGCCCCGAGGTGATCGTGGAGCTGGTCCGATCGGGCCGCGTCGCGGAGTCCCGGATCGACGAGTCGGTGCGCCGCCTGCTGCGGGAGAAGTTCGCGCTCGGTCTGTTCGAGGACCCGTACGTGGATCCGGACGCGGCGGCCGAGATCGTCGGCCGGTCCGACTTCACGGCCCTGGGGGCCGCGGCCCAGCGCCGCTCCCTCACCGTCCTGACCAACCGGGACGGCCTGCTCCCGCTCGCCGCGGGGCCGAAGCTGTACGTGCGCAACGTGGACGCGGCCGTCGCCGCCGGGTACGGCGAGGTCGTCGCCGACCCGGCCGACGCGGATCTCGCCGTGCTGCGGCTGCGGACCCCGCACGAGCCGCGCGAGAACATCTTCGAGTCCTACTTCCACTCGGGTTCGCTGGCCTTCCCCGAGCCGGAGCTGGCGCAGATCCTGGCCCTCCTGGACCAGGTCCCGACCCTGGTCTGCATCAACCTGGAGCGGGCCGCCGTCATCCCGGAGATCGCCGAGCGCGCGGCGGCCCTGATCGCCGACTACGGGGCCGGCGACGCCGCTCTGCTGGACGTGGCCTTCGGCCGCGCCACCCCCGGGGGCCGCCTCCCCTTCGAGCTCCCGCGCTCGATGAAGGCCGTCGAGGCCTCCCGCCCCGATGTGCCGAACGACACCCTCGACCCGGTCTTCCCGCACGGCCGCGGGCTGACCCTCCAGCGCCCGTAGCCACCCCCCGGACGCCCCTCGGAGGGCAGCAACGGCGAGGCACCTGACCGGTCTCGCCCGCCGGGTGTCGGTCCCGTGGGGGGACCGGCACCCGGTACCACACATTCCGCTTACTGTGGTCCAGCACATATGCCATGTCCGAACCCCACGTAGCCGCAGGCCGACGCCTCCTCTACGCTGCACCCCATTCACGCGGGATCTTCAGGGGCGGACATGGAACAGACACACACCACCCATCAGAGCGCCGCGGCGACACCCGGCGCCCAGCGGCGTGTGCTGGTCGTCGAGGACGACCACACCATCGCCGAGGCCATCGCGGCCCGTCTGCGCGCCGAGGGCTTCCAGGTGCAGACCGCGGGCGACGGCCCCTCGGCCGTCACGGCGGCCGAGACCTGGCTGCCCGAGCTGCTGGTCCTCGACATCATGCTGCCCGGCTTCGACGGCCTGGAGGTCTGCCGCCGGGTCCAGGCCCAGCGGCCCGTGCCGGTCCTCATGCTCACCGCGCGTGACGACGAGACCGACCTGCTGGTCGGACTCGGGGTCGGCGCGGACGACTACATGACCAAGCCGTTCTCGATGCGCGAGCTGGCCGCCCGGGTCCACGTCCTGCTGCGGCGCGTGGAGCGGGCCACCATGGCCGCGCACACCCCGCGCGGTGCCACCCTGCGCCTGGGCGACCTGGAGATCGACCACGCCCAGCGCCGGGTCCGGGTGCACACCGAGGACGTGCACCTGACCCCCACCGAGTTCGACCTGCTGGTGTGCCTGGCCGGGACCCCGCGGGCGGTGCTCTCCCGGGAGCAGCTGCTGGCCGAGGTGTGGGACTGGGCCGACGCGTCCGGGACCCGTACGGTCGACAGCCACATCAAGGCCCTGCGCCGCAAGATCGGGGCGGAGCGGATCCGTACGGTCCACGGCGTCGGGTACGCCCTGGAGACCCCGGCCCAGGCATGAGCGGCCCGCCGAACCGGCAGCGGCTGCGGCAACGGCCTCCTGCGGGGCTGCGGCCCTTCTCGCCGTTCTCGATCAAGACCAAGCTGGGCACGCTCGTGGTGGTCTCGGTCTTCATCACGACGGGCCTGCTGCTGGTGGCCCTGCGCACCGACACCGAGCTGCGCTTCATCACGGTCTTCTCGGTGATCGCCTCGATGCTGATCACCCAGTTCGTGGCGCACAGCCTGACGGCGCCGCTGGACGACATGACGACGGTGGCCCGCGCGATATCCCACGGCGATTTCACCCGGCGGGTACGCGGGGCGGGGCGCCGCGACGAGCTGGGCGACCTGGCCTCCACCATCAACCTGATGGCGGACGACCTGGAGGCCGTGGACCGGCACCGCAAGGAGCTCGTCGCCAATGTCTCGCACGAGCTGCGCACGCCGATCGCGGCACTGCGGGCCGTGCTGGAGAACGTGGTGGACGGGGTCTCGGCCGCCGATCCGGAGACCATGCGCACGATGCTCAAGCAGACCGAGCGGCTCGGCGGGCTCGTGGAGACCCTGCTGGACCTGTCCCGGGTGGACAACGGCGTGGTCCCGCTGCGCGCCCGCCGCTTCGAGGTGTGGCCGTACCTGTCGGGCGTGCTGAAGGAATCGCGGCTGGCGGCCGCCGGCCGGCCGGGGCTCCTCTCCGGTTCGGGCGGGCACACCCGCAACGACGTGCACCTGCACCTGGACGTCTTCCCGCCCGAGCTGTGGGCGCACGCGGACGCCGAGCGACTGCACCAGGTGGTCGCAAATCTGATCGACAACGCCGTCAAGCACAGCCCTCCGCACGGCCGGGTCACGGTTCGCGCCCGGACCGGCGACGCGCCCGGAAGCCTGGTGCTGGAGGTACGGGACGAGGGCCCGGGCATCCCCGAGGCGGAGCGCCACCGCGTCTTCGAGCGGTTCAACCGGGGCAGCGCGCGCGGCGGCGACGGAGGCACCGGACTGGGCCTGGCGATCGCCCGCTGGGCCGTGGAACTGCACGGAGGCCGGATCGGAGTGGCCGAATCGTCACGCGGCTGCCGCATCCTCGTCACGCTTCCGGGCAGCTCGTAGGTGCCGTGTTGACGTAGGGTTCGAGTGGGAAGGACATGATCTCGGCCACACGTACCCGGGGTCCGTCAGGGGTGCGAAGCCAAGGGGGCCGCAACCTGGGTGCCGCCTACCCGAACCAGGCTCGTTTCCCGCCATTCCACGTCCCGAAACCCGCCGTTCGATGTGACCTGCACGACGTAAGTCCCGCCCGGCCTGCATGCAGCGCCCGAGGAGGCGTAGCCTTTATTCCCGCTGTCCATACCTTGTGAAGCGGAAGAGGGCGGTTGCCGCCGTGTCGCCACAGTCCCCCAGTAACTCGAGCACCACGACCGAAGCAGCAGAGGGCGGGAAGAACCCTGCCTCAGGCTTCGGCGCCAATGAGTGGCTCGTCGACGAGATCTATCAGCAGTACCTCCAGGACCCGAATTCGGTCGACCGGGCCTGGTGGGACTTCTTCGCCGACTACAAGCCGGGTGGCGCTGTCGCTCCGGTGAAGTCGGACGGTCCCCAGAAGCCCGCGACGACGGACGGCGCCTCCGCACAGGCCGCCACCACCGTCACCGCGGGGCCGCAGGCCACCGACGCCGCCGCCACGGGGGCGGCGCGCGCCGCAGCCCCTGCCCCGACACCCGCTGCGAGCACCGGCTCCACTGGAGCGGCTGCCGCCGCGCCAGCGCCTGCGCCTGTGTCAGCTCCTGCCCCTGCTCCTGCCACCCCCTCTGGTGCCCCTGCTGTGACTGTCACCTCCCAGGCCCCGGCCGCCGCACCGGCCGCGCCCGCCCCCTCCGCCGTAGCCCCCCAGAAGGCCGCGCCCGCCACCGAGGCCCCCGCGGGCCCCGAGCTGGTGACGCTCCGCGGCCCGGCGGCTGCCGTCGCCAAGAACATGAACGCCTCCCTCGACGTGCCGACGGCCACCTCCGTCCGCGCCGTCCCGGTGAAGCTGCTGTTCGACAACCGCATCGTCATCAACAACCACCTCAAGCGCGCCCGGGGCGGGAAGATCTCCTTCACGCACCTGATCGGCTACGCGATGGTGCAGGCGATCAAGGCCATGCCGTCGATGAACTACTCCTTCGCGGAGAAGGACGGCAAGCCGACCCTGGTCAAGCCCGACCACGTGAACTTCGGCCTCGCCATCGACCTGGTGAAGCCCAACGGCGACCGCCAGCTCGTCGTCGCCGGCATCAAGAAGGCCGAGACCCTCAACTTCTTCGAGTTCTGGCAGGCCTACGAGGACATCGTCCGCCGCGCCCGCGTCGGCAAGCTGACGATGGACGACTTCACCGGCGTGACGTGCTCCCTCACCAACCCCGGCGGCCTGGGCACCGTCCACTCCGTGCCCCGCCTGATGCCCGGACAGTCGGTCATCATGGGCGTCGGCTCCATGGACTACCCGGCCGAGTTCCAGGGCACCTCGCAGGACACCCTGAACAAGCTGGGCATCTCGAAGGTCATGACCCTGACCTCGACCTACGACCACCGGGTCATCCAGGGTGCGGCCTCCGGCGAGTTCCTGCGCATCGTCGCGAACCTGCTGCTCGGCGAGGACGGCTTCTACGACGCCGTCTTCGAGTCGCTGCGCATCCCGTACGAGCCCGTCCGCTGGAACCGGGACATCGACGCCTCGCACGACGACGACGTCACGAAGGCCGCCCGCGTCTTCGAGCTGATCCACTCCTACCGGGTCCGCGGCCACGTCATGGCCGACACCGACCCGCTGGAGTACAAGCAGCGCAAGCACCCCGACCTCGACATCACCGAGCACGGCCTCACCCTGTGGGACCTGGAGCGCGAGTTCGCGGTCGGCGGCTTCTCCGGCAAGTCGATGATGAAGCTGCGCGACATCCTCGGCGTGCTGCGCGACTCGTACTGCCGTACCACCGGCGTCGAGTTCATGCACATCCAGGACCCGAAGCAGCGCCGCTGGATCCAGGACCGCATCGAGCGCCCGCACTCCAAGCCGGAGCGCGAGGAGCAGCTGCGCATCCTGCGCCGGCTGAACGCGGCGGAGGCCTTCGAGACCTTCCTGCAGACGAAGTACGTCGGCCAGAAGCGCTTCTCCCTGGAGGGCGGCGAGTCCGTCATCCCGCTGCTCGACGCCGTCATCGACTCGGCCGCCGAGGCCCGCCTCGAAGAGGTCGTCATCGGCATGGCCCACCGCGGCCGCCTGAACGTGCTCGCGAACATCGTCGGCAAGTCGTACGCGCAGATCTTCCGCGAGTTCGAGGGCAACCTCGACCCGAAGTCCATGCACGGCTCCGGCGACGTCAAGTACCACCTGGGCGCCGAGGGCACCTTCACCGGCCTGGACGGCGAGCAGATCAAGGTCTCGCTCGTCGCGAACCCCTCGCACCTGGAGGCGGTCGACCCGGTCCTGGAGGGTGTCGCCCGCGCCAAGCAGGACGTCATCAACAAGGGCGGCACGGACTTCACGGTCCTCCCGCTCGCGCTCCACGGCGACGCGGCCTTCGCGGGCCAGGGTGTGGTCGCCGAGACGCTGAACATGTCGCAGCTGCGCGGCTACCGCACCGGCGGCACCGTGCACGTGGTCATCAACAACCAGGTCGGCTTCACCGCCGCCCCGGAGTCCTCGCGTTCCTCGATGTACGCGACCGACGTGGCCCGCATGATCGAGGCGCCGATCTTCCACGTGAACGGTGACGACCCGGAAGCGGTCGTCCGCGTGGCCCGTCTGGCCTTCGAGTTCCGCCAGGCGTTCAACAAGGACGTGGTCATCGACCTCATCTGCTACCGCCGCCGCGGCCACAACGAGTCCGACAACCCGGCCTTCACGCAGCCGCTGATGTACGACCTGATCGACAAGAAGCGCTCGGTGCGCAAGCTCTACACCGAGTCCCTCATCGGTCGTGGCGACATCACGCTGGAAGAGGCCGAGCAGGCGCTCCAGGACTTCCAGGGCCAGCTGGAGAAGGTCTTCGCGGAGGTCCGCGAGGCCGCCACGCAGCCTGCGGTCGCCGCGCCGGCCGCCCCGGCCCCGTCCGCCGACTTCCCGGTCGCCGTGAACACCGCGATCTCCCAGGACGTCGTCAAGCGGATTGCCGAGTCCCAGGTCACCATCCCCGAGGGCGTCACCGTCCACCCGCGTCTGCTGCCGCAGCTGCAGCGCCGCGCGGCGATGATCGACGAGGGCACCATCGACTGGGGCATGGGCGAGACCCTCGCCTTCGGCTCGCTGCTGATGGAGGGCACCCCGGTCCGGCTGTCCGGCCAGGACTCCCGCCGCGGCACCTTCGGCCAGCGCCACGCGGTCCTCATCGACCGGGAGACGGGCGAGGACTACACCCCGCTCCTCTACCTGTCCGAGGACCAGGCCCGCTACAACGTCTACGACTCGCTGCTCTCCGAGTACGCGGCCATGGGCTTCGAGTACGGCTACTCGCTGGCCCGTCCGGACGCGCTGGTCCTCTGGGAGGCCCAGTTCGGTGACTTCGTCAACGGCGCGCAGACCGTCGTCGACGAGTTCATCTCCTCGGCCGAGCAGAAGTGGGGCCAGACCTCCGGCGTCACGCTGCTCCTCCCGCACGGCTACGAGGGCCAGGGCCCGGACCACTCGTCCGCGCGTCCCGAGCGCTTCCTCCAGATGTGCGCGCAGGACAACATGACGGTGGCCATGCCCACCCTCCCGTCGAACTACTTCCACCTGCTGCGCTGGCAGGTCCACAACCCGCACCACAAGCCGCTCATCGTCTTCACCCCGAAGTCGATGCTGCGTCTGAAGGCCGCGGCGTCGAAGGCGGAGGAGTTCACGACCGGTTCGTTCCGTCCGGTCATCGGTGACACCACGGTGGACGCGAACGCGGTCCGCAAGGTCGTCTTCTGCGCCGGCAAGGTCTACTACGACCTGGAGGCCGAGCGCGAGAAGCGCGGCATCACGGACACCGCGATCATCCGCATCGAGCGGCTGTACCCGCTGGCGGGCGCGGAACTCCAGGCGGAGATCGCCAAGTTCCCGAACGCGGCGAAGTACATCTGGGCCCAGGAAGAGCCGGCGAACCAGGGTGCGTGGCCGTTCATCGCGCTGAACCTGATCGACCACCTCGACCTGGCGGTCGGCGCGGAGGTCCCGTCGGGCGAGCGCCTGCGGCGCATCTCGCGCCCGCACGGCTCGTCGCCGGCGGTGGGCTCCGCGAAGCGCCACCAGGCGGAGCAGCAGCTCCTGCTGAACGAGGTCTTCGAGGCGTAACCCCGCCCCGATCCCAGCAGTACGGAAGGCCCGGCCCCTCACGGGGGCCGGGCCTTCCGGCTGTCGTGGCCCGGACGGCCGATGATCTTACCGATTCATGACGCCCCCCTCTCGGGACGCCCACAACTCCCCTGCTGCCTCTAGCGTGTTCGTACATCACCGAGTGCGACCGGACGGCGCGATCCGCGCCCGATACCGGTTGTCTCCGACGAACCCGAAATCTCATGAGAAAGCAGGACGATGACGGTCGAGACGCTTCCTCTCTGCGCCTACCCGGAGTGCACCAACCACCCCGAGGAGCCGACCCCCGGCAACCCCGGGCCCATGTACTGCGCCCACCCGGATCACAACGCGCTGGGGGCGTTCCGCAGGTTCCGGGCCAAGCGGCAGCAGCGCAAGGACGAGAAACGCCGGGGGGCCGAGGCCAGGAGGGCGGGCCAGGACGGTTCCGGCGCCCGCGCCGACCTCGTGGCGCTCATCTCCCAGCTGTCCACGGACCTGCCGGGCTACATCGAGGAGCTCGCGATCATCACGGACTCGACCGCGGCCGAGGAGCGCATCCGGACCGCGACGCAGGCCGCGGAGCGGCGCACCGCGCTGGCGGAGGAGGCCGCGGACCTGGCCATCGCCCAACTGGACGTGGCCAGGCACCGGTTCGAGGCGGAGACGGACAAGATTCGCCAGGAGTCCGCACAGCAGGTGTCCGACGTGCAGTTCGTGCGGGCCGAGCTGGAGCGCTACCGCGAGCGGGTCGCCCACCTGGAGGAGCGACTCGACCGGGTGCGCGAGGAGGCGGACCCGGCCCGCCGGGAGCGCGGCGAGCTCGCACGGCAGCCGTGAATGCACGGAAAGTCGACGGGCATGTCGGGCGATCGCGAATTACACCCGTAAAACAGTGTCCGAAATCGAAGCGCAGAAATACCACAACTGGAGGAAACATGTCTCGAACCATGAAGCGGACCACCAAGCTGGCCACGGTCGCCGGGATGGTGGCAGCTGTCGGTGCGGGAATGATCGTGACCGCACCTGCGAGCCAGGCGGCACCGGTCGCGGCCTTCCGCCTCAGCAATTTCTCGGCGACCATCGCGAACATCTGCGTCCACACGGATATCGCGACGCAGTGCTCCGGAAACATGGCGGCAGGAAAGAGCGAGGTCTGGAAGGTGGCCTACAAGGGGCCGCGCAAGTGGTACTGCACCTCGACCGCGAAGGGACTGACCGGCACCGCCAGCACCCCTTATTTCAGCCGCGATGACGTCAAGGAATGCGCGGAGGTCGGCAACATATTCGGAGCCAGCATCCAGCTCAAGTAACACCGGGCCCGGCCCCCCACGGGGGCCGGGCCTTCCGGCGTCCCCGGCCCTCTTCCCGTCGTGCCCCGTCCTGTCAAGTCACGTGCTTGCGGGACGTGACCGGGACCGGCGCCGGCGGGCGTACTGGAGGTGTGACCCCGCGGCGCGGACCGCGGGGCCAAGAACCAGTCGGTCCACACCTTCAAGGAGCCCACCATGTCCAACGACGTCCACACCCCGGCCACGACCCGGCCCAAGCGGCGCATCGCGCGCTTCGTCATACCCGTCGCCT
Proteins encoded in this window:
- a CDS encoding glycosyltransferase family 39 protein, yielding MRHPSRPHAEADISRIAPWRLLPPLLAVLLGLWGLERGGSMWRDESVTWQVAHRPLGGIVELLGRVDAVHGLHYVLMHGVFQVWEGGLWALRLPSVAATALAAAGVAAVAHRLAGERAALLAGCVYAVLPPVQMYAQEGRSYALVAAAVVWATYLMLRERWPAYTVVLLLGCWLHEFAALALLAHAFTAWRSRGWRRSAAVVLVLLLPLAVVSALQAEQQLGWLGRPSWQDWVAYGVVGAAALLLARGAPPDLVRVALPLVLLPPGLLMVISLVNPWYVDRYVIYALAGLALLAGVRLARARGWWPWLLAGALLVPFAVWSVWLRTPESRKDDVLAVAAAVRERARPGDAVLFMPSRRREWLLSSPELYGELRDVALDRTPAASHSLQGTELSPERIRSALLASPRVIALLDPAGQPLDPYPREAVKREELADRFQLCSVTGVRGARVAVYARPGGCG
- a CDS encoding HAMP domain-containing sensor histidine kinase; amino-acid sequence: MSGPPNRQRLRQRPPAGLRPFSPFSIKTKLGTLVVVSVFITTGLLLVALRTDTELRFITVFSVIASMLITQFVAHSLTAPLDDMTTVARAISHGDFTRRVRGAGRRDELGDLASTINLMADDLEAVDRHRKELVANVSHELRTPIAALRAVLENVVDGVSAADPETMRTMLKQTERLGGLVETLLDLSRVDNGVVPLRARRFEVWPYLSGVLKESRLAAAGRPGLLSGSGGHTRNDVHLHLDVFPPELWAHADAERLHQVVANLIDNAVKHSPPHGRVTVRARTGDAPGSLVLEVRDEGPGIPEAERHRVFERFNRGSARGGDGGTGLGLAIARWAVELHGGRIGVAESSRGCRILVTLPGSS
- a CDS encoding response regulator transcription factor; protein product: MEQTHTTHQSAAATPGAQRRVLVVEDDHTIAEAIAARLRAEGFQVQTAGDGPSAVTAAETWLPELLVLDIMLPGFDGLEVCRRVQAQRPVPVLMLTARDDETDLLVGLGVGADDYMTKPFSMRELAARVHVLLRRVERATMAAHTPRGATLRLGDLEIDHAQRRVRVHTEDVHLTPTEFDLLVCLAGTPRAVLSREQLLAEVWDWADASGTRTVDSHIKALRRKIGAERIRTVHGVGYALETPAQA
- a CDS encoding multifunctional oxoglutarate decarboxylase/oxoglutarate dehydrogenase thiamine pyrophosphate-binding subunit/dihydrolipoyllysine-residue succinyltransferase subunit, with translation MSPQSPSNSSTTTEAAEGGKNPASGFGANEWLVDEIYQQYLQDPNSVDRAWWDFFADYKPGGAVAPVKSDGPQKPATTDGASAQAATTVTAGPQATDAAATGAARAAAPAPTPAASTGSTGAAAAAPAPAPVSAPAPAPATPSGAPAVTVTSQAPAAAPAAPAPSAVAPQKAAPATEAPAGPELVTLRGPAAAVAKNMNASLDVPTATSVRAVPVKLLFDNRIVINNHLKRARGGKISFTHLIGYAMVQAIKAMPSMNYSFAEKDGKPTLVKPDHVNFGLAIDLVKPNGDRQLVVAGIKKAETLNFFEFWQAYEDIVRRARVGKLTMDDFTGVTCSLTNPGGLGTVHSVPRLMPGQSVIMGVGSMDYPAEFQGTSQDTLNKLGISKVMTLTSTYDHRVIQGAASGEFLRIVANLLLGEDGFYDAVFESLRIPYEPVRWNRDIDASHDDDVTKAARVFELIHSYRVRGHVMADTDPLEYKQRKHPDLDITEHGLTLWDLEREFAVGGFSGKSMMKLRDILGVLRDSYCRTTGVEFMHIQDPKQRRWIQDRIERPHSKPEREEQLRILRRLNAAEAFETFLQTKYVGQKRFSLEGGESVIPLLDAVIDSAAEARLEEVVIGMAHRGRLNVLANIVGKSYAQIFREFEGNLDPKSMHGSGDVKYHLGAEGTFTGLDGEQIKVSLVANPSHLEAVDPVLEGVARAKQDVINKGGTDFTVLPLALHGDAAFAGQGVVAETLNMSQLRGYRTGGTVHVVINNQVGFTAAPESSRSSMYATDVARMIEAPIFHVNGDDPEAVVRVARLAFEFRQAFNKDVVIDLICYRRRGHNESDNPAFTQPLMYDLIDKKRSVRKLYTESLIGRGDITLEEAEQALQDFQGQLEKVFAEVREAATQPAVAAPAAPAPSADFPVAVNTAISQDVVKRIAESQVTIPEGVTVHPRLLPQLQRRAAMIDEGTIDWGMGETLAFGSLLMEGTPVRLSGQDSRRGTFGQRHAVLIDRETGEDYTPLLYLSEDQARYNVYDSLLSEYAAMGFEYGYSLARPDALVLWEAQFGDFVNGAQTVVDEFISSAEQKWGQTSGVTLLLPHGYEGQGPDHSSARPERFLQMCAQDNMTVAMPTLPSNYFHLLRWQVHNPHHKPLIVFTPKSMLRLKAAASKAEEFTTGSFRPVIGDTTVDANAVRKVVFCAGKVYYDLEAEREKRGITDTAIIRIERLYPLAGAELQAEIAKFPNAAKYIWAQEEPANQGAWPFIALNLIDHLDLAVGAEVPSGERLRRISRPHGSSPAVGSAKRHQAEQQLLLNEVFEA
- a CDS encoding TetR/AcrR family transcriptional regulator, with translation MAQDTGRTERTGQTGQAGRTGRTERKASKGAARGTYAVGDARRQKILDTAVEHFAQWGFNASSLARIAADCGITQGGLLHHFRGKEDLLLSVLAQSERHDVERLFSEPAGSVAAHFATVVELAADNERRPGIVRMFNTLVGESGNPEHPAHAYFTQRYDRVLGYTVDLLEAGVGRGELRPDTDCGAVGREILAVMDGLQIQWVLAPGNVDMPARLRGFLDRLLRDISATP
- a CDS encoding glycoside hydrolase family 3 protein, which gives rise to MNATPDYQDAALPVDRRVEDLLARMTLEEKAGQLFHSMLMMNADGTPVTETDGSMLPFTTPELIEDRHLTHFNLLGTYGPREMARWQNAVQEMAAATRLGIPVTLSTDPRHTFTDNIGASFNSGAFSAWPEALGLAAIGDPELVHRFADTVRREYLAVGFRVALHPQIDLASEPRWARQSGTFGSDARLTGELVAAYVRGLQGPALGPGSVSAMVKHFPGGGPQKDGEDPHFAHGKEQVYPGGMREHHLEPFKAAIAAGCAQMMPYYGQPIGTDWEEVGFGFNRGVVTGLLREELGFEGIVCSDWGLLNDATIFGQVHPARAWGLEHLSVAERAARGLEAGCDQFGGEQCPEVIVELVRSGRVAESRIDESVRRLLREKFALGLFEDPYVDPDAAAEIVGRSDFTALGAAAQRRSLTVLTNRDGLLPLAAGPKLYVRNVDAAVAAGYGEVVADPADADLAVLRLRTPHEPRENIFESYFHSGSLAFPEPELAQILALLDQVPTLVCINLERAAVIPEIAERAAALIADYGAGDAALLDVAFGRATPGGRLPFELPRSMKAVEASRPDVPNDTLDPVFPHGRGLTLQRP